The Pleurodeles waltl isolate 20211129_DDA chromosome 6, aPleWal1.hap1.20221129, whole genome shotgun sequence genome has a segment encoding these proteins:
- the B3GALT4 gene encoding beta-1,3-galactosyltransferase 4, whose amino-acid sequence MYGAVQQQCCRTGNIKQSQQTQSAKAMRLSSALRWMCCIKFRSSCLLKLLLFLASTILIVTLVAVGLVEEALSWTVSPLLVGSRASELRAKAANFNTSFLRLRTPAYYHIANANACQPDTPFMVSFVITAPSNVVNRRAIRKTWSTIKGVGGHRILTLFALGMPTSPTVQAEIEAESAQHSDIIQGLFTDTYRNLTLKTVMIMQWTATFCPHVHFVLKVDDDVYVNPGGLVGYLQSLGEKPEDLYIGRIHWRVSPMRDSSSKYYVSEVTYPGQYFPQYCSGTAYLLSGDVALKFYVASLEIPFIPMEDVYVGICTQKLGIAPVHLSKISGALHYIEDACCYQIIFSSHQVKPSEMEKVWQLIQEGHKCSWIQWQLGILYCKLLKKFPSY is encoded by the coding sequence ATGTATGGGGCAGTCCAAcagcagtgctgcaggacagggaaCATCAAACAGAGTCAACAAACTCAGAGCGCTAAGGCGATGAGGCTGTCATCTGCCCTGCGATGGATGTGTTGTATAAAGTTCCGCTCCTCCTGCTTGCTCAAACTGTTGCTCTTCCTGGCTTCTACCATCCTGATAGTGACCCTGGTTGCTgtggggctggtggaagaggcgCTTTCCTGGACCGTCTCCCCACTGCTGGTGGGGAGCCGAGCTTCTGAGCTGCGAGCTAAGGCTGCAAACTTTAACACTTCCTTCCTACGCCTCAGAACACCTGCCTACTACCACATCGCTAATGCCAACGCATGCCAACCAGACACCCCCTTCATGGTGAGCTTCGTCATTACTGCACCTTCCAATGTTGTGAACCGAAGGGCCATCAGGAAGACCTGGTCAACAATCAAGGGGGTTGGGGGTCATCGCATTTTGACTCTCTTTGCCCTGGGAATGCCAACCTCACCGACGGTTCAGGCGGAAATTGAGGCGGAGTCTGCCCAGCACAGCGACATAATCCAAGGGCTCTTTACCGACACCTACCGTAATCTGACTCTCAAAACTGTGATGATCATGCAGTGGACAGCTACATTCTGTCCGCATGTCCACTTTGTCCTGAAGGTGGATGACGATGTCTATGTTAACCCAGGTGGGCTGGTTGGCTATCTGCAGTCTTTGGGAGAGAAGCCAGAGGACCTGTACATCGGCCGCATCCACTGGCGGGTTAGCCCTATGCGCGACTCCTCAAGCAAATATTACGTTTCGGAGGTCACATACCCCGGACAGTACTTTCCACAGTACTGCAGTGGTACAGCATACCTGCTTTCTGGGGACGTGGCCCTGAAATTCTACGTAGCCTCCTTGGAGATTCCATTCATCCCAATGGAGGACGTCTATGTTGGGATCTGCACCCAGAAACTGGGGATTGCGCCTGTGCACCTGTCGAAGATCTCAGGGGCCCTCCACTACATCGAGGATGCTTGCTGCTACCAAATTATCTTCTCCTCCCATCAGGTTAAGCCCAGCGAGATGGAGAAGGTGTGGCAGCTCATTCAAGAAGGCCACAAGTGCTCTTGGATTCAGTGGCAGTTAGGAATTCTGTACTGTAAGCTACTCAAGAAATTCCCTTCTTACTGA